A genome region from Caminicella sporogenes DSM 14501 includes the following:
- the sleB gene encoding spore cortex-lytic enzyme: protein MKKQFNVILCIFTIFLIVGIFYIDLSYARTLYWGVRGEDVKEVQRKLKYWGYYYGEVDGIYGPQTFNAVKKFQRKNKLKVDGIVGSQTKKAMGISDKKLPNYSREVEIAQKKLKQWGYYKGPIDGIYGPKTYIAVVNFQRKNGLKVDGYIGPQTRKALGITIKAVSRGYLASSRGITKEDEIRLLAMAINGESRGEPYVGQVAVGAVILNRVKHPSFPNSIAGVIYQPLAFESVDTGQIYAPITESSYRAARDALNGWDPTGGALYFFNPAKAKSKWVWTLKPIIKIGKHVFAKK from the coding sequence ATGAAAAAACAGTTTAATGTCATACTGTGTATATTTACTATATTTTTAATAGTAGGTATATTTTATATAGATTTAAGTTATGCAAGAACTTTATATTGGGGAGTTAGAGGAGAAGATGTCAAAGAAGTTCAGCGAAAGTTAAAATATTGGGGATATTATTATGGTGAAGTTGATGGTATATATGGTCCTCAGACTTTTAATGCAGTAAAAAAGTTTCAAAGAAAAAATAAACTAAAAGTAGATGGTATAGTTGGAAGTCAAACAAAAAAAGCTATGGGAATAAGTGATAAAAAACTTCCTAATTATAGTAGAGAAGTAGAAATAGCTCAAAAAAAATTAAAGCAGTGGGGTTATTATAAAGGGCCAATAGATGGAATATATGGGCCTAAAACATATATTGCAGTTGTGAATTTTCAAAGAAAAAATGGTTTAAAAGTTGATGGATATATTGGTCCACAGACAAGAAAAGCTTTAGGTATTACGATTAAAGCAGTTAGTCGAGGTTATTTAGCAAGTAGTAGGGGAATTACAAAAGAAGATGAGATAAGATTATTAGCTATGGCTATAAATGGTGAATCAAGAGGAGAACCTTATGTAGGACAAGTTGCAGTAGGTGCAGTGATATTGAATAGGGTAAAACATCCATCTTTTCCAAATAGTATTGCAGGAGTTATATATCAGCCTTTAGCATTTGAATCGGTAGATACAGGTCAGATATATGCACCGATTACAGAAAGTTCATATAGAGCAGCTAGAGATGCGTTAAATGGATGGGACCCAACAGGAGGAGCTTTGTATTTTTTTAATCCAGCAAAGGCTAAGAGCAAATGGGTATGGACTTTAAAACCTATTATAAAAATTGGAAAACACGTTTTTGCTAAAAAGTAG
- a CDS encoding peptidoglycan-binding protein yields MRKVLVSVLTSVYIFTTTMTCFGQNFSLDVYKKGMNHNDIKIIQKALKKDGVYDYEKLTTYYGAITESAVKKFQKKYNLSVDGIAGKSTLSKMESLGLFGYGKLTQSVYKKGMRHNDIKILQRVLKEVGMYRYDKFTTYFGKITEEAVKEFQRKYGLKVDGIVGMSTLEKMKSLGLISYTAAVSSAVSRGNVKRGYGEYLDWWKSVRKMLKRNKTVLTVQDFYIGLRFKVKVTAGTNHADVEPLTKNDTSIIKKIWGGFSWKRRPVLVYINGRVIAASMTAMPHAGVEGKPAGKMVSGRSGGFGYGYNYDFIKGNGVSGHMDIHFKNSRRHKDNKIDPKHQAAIKISAGLK; encoded by the coding sequence GTGAGGAAAGTATTAGTTTCAGTATTGACATCTGTATATATTTTTACAACGACAATGACATGTTTTGGACAAAATTTTAGTTTGGATGTTTATAAAAAGGGAATGAATCATAATGATATAAAAATAATTCAAAAAGCTTTAAAGAAAGATGGTGTTTATGATTATGAAAAGCTTACTACATATTATGGAGCGATAACTGAAAGTGCAGTTAAAAAATTTCAGAAGAAATATAATTTGTCTGTTGATGGTATAGCTGGGAAATCTACATTAAGTAAAATGGAATCACTTGGCTTATTTGGATATGGAAAATTAACTCAATCAGTATATAAAAAGGGAATGAGGCATAATGATATAAAAATATTACAAAGAGTATTAAAAGAAGTTGGAATGTATAGATATGATAAATTTACTACTTATTTTGGAAAAATAACAGAAGAAGCAGTTAAGGAATTTCAAAGGAAGTATGGCTTAAAAGTAGATGGCATTGTAGGAATGTCAACACTTGAGAAAATGAAATCTTTAGGTTTGATAAGTTATACTGCTGCTGTGAGTTCTGCTGTAAGTAGAGGAAATGTTAAAAGAGGTTATGGGGAGTATCTCGACTGGTGGAAAAGTGTAAGGAAGATGTTAAAGAGAAATAAAACTGTATTAACAGTTCAAGATTTTTATATTGGATTAAGATTTAAAGTTAAAGTAACTGCAGGAACTAATCATGCTGATGTAGAACCGTTAACAAAAAATGATACTAGTATTATTAAAAAGATTTGGGGAGGATTTAGCTGGAAAAGGAGACCAGTTTTAGTTTATATTAACGGTAGAGTTATTGCTGCATCTATGACTGCTATGCCTCATGCAGGAGTTGAAGGAAAACCTGCCGGTAAAATGGTAAGTGGAAGAAGTGGTGGGTTTGGATATGGATATAATTATGATTTTATAAAGGGAAATGGGGTATCAGGACATATGGATATACATTTTAAAAACAGTAGAAGACACAAGGATAATAAGATAGATCCAAAACATCAGGCAGCTATAAAAATATCTGCTGGTTTGAAATAA
- a CDS encoding ThiF family adenylyltransferase: protein MELHSFSRTELLIGRKGLEKLSKKKVAVFGIGGVGTFVVEGLARTGVGNFVLVDDDNICLTNINRQIHALRSTVGKPKVEVMKNRILDINPKANVATYKMLYNAENANKLLDDSYDYVVDAIDMVSSKLDLVEKCYKRNISIISSMGAGNKLDPTKFEVADIYKTSMCPLAKVMRKELRKRGVKRLKVVYSKEKPIKPIYVNNNDNETFIRKKQVPGSIAFVPSVAGLIIASEVIKDLLNS from the coding sequence ATGGAATTACATTCATTTTCTCGTACTGAATTATTAATAGGTAGAAAAGGACTTGAAAAATTAAGTAAAAAAAAGGTTGCAGTATTTGGGATTGGTGGAGTAGGAACTTTTGTTGTTGAAGGACTTGCTAGAACTGGAGTTGGGAATTTTGTTCTTGTAGATGATGATAATATATGTTTAACGAATATAAATAGACAAATACATGCATTAAGAAGTACAGTTGGAAAACCAAAGGTTGAAGTTATGAAAAACAGGATATTAGATATAAATCCTAAAGCTAATGTTGCAACCTATAAAATGTTATATAATGCGGAAAATGCTAATAAACTTTTAGATGATAGTTATGATTATGTAGTAGATGCAATAGATATGGTTAGTTCTAAGTTAGATTTAGTAGAAAAATGTTATAAAAGAAATATATCCATTATAAGCAGTATGGGAGCTGGAAATAAACTTGACCCTACAAAATTTGAAGTAGCAGATATATATAAAACTTCTATGTGTCCACTTGCTAAAGTTATGAGAAAAGAGCTTAGGAAAAGAGGTGTTAAAAGGTTAAAAGTTGTATATTCTAAAGAAAAACCTATAAAGCCTATATATGTAAATAATAATGATAATGAAACTTTTATACGAAAAAAACAAGTACCAGGAAGTATTGCTTTTGTTCCTTCTGTTGCAGGACTTATAATTGCTTCTGAAGTTATAAAAGATTTATTAAATAGTTAA